A stretch of Carya illinoinensis cultivar Pawnee chromosome 14, C.illinoinensisPawnee_v1, whole genome shotgun sequence DNA encodes these proteins:
- the LOC122295045 gene encoding 40S ribosomal protein S12-like, with translation MFGEEGSIATETTAAPLGETIDIMTTLQLVLRKSLAHSGLARGLHEGAKVIEKHTTQLCVLAEDCDQPDYFKLVKALGADHKVKLMIVPSAKTLGKWAGLCKIDSEGKARKVVGCSCIVMKDFGEQT, from the coding sequence ATGTTCGGAGAAGAAGGTTCTATTGCAACTGAGACTACGGCTGCACCTCTGGGTGAAACCATAGATATCATGACTACTTTGCAGCTTGTATTGAGGAAGTCACTTGCTCATAGTGGGCTTGCAAGAGGACTCCACGAAGGTGCCAAGGTGATTGAAAAGCATACTACACAGCTCTGTGTGTTAGCTGAGGATTGTGATCAACCAGATTACTTTAAACTAGTGAAGGCACTTGGTGCTGATCACAAGGTCAAACTAATGATAGTACCTAGTGCTAAAACTCTCGGCAAGTGGGCCGGTCTGTGTAAAATTGACTCTGAAGGAAAAGCAAGAAAGGTGGTTGGTTGCTCCTGCATCGTAATGAAGGATTTTGGAGAGCAGACATAG